The following proteins come from a genomic window of Corynebacterium crudilactis:
- the obgE gene encoding GTPase ObgE, with product MNRFIDRVVLHLAAGDGGNGCVSVHREKFKPLGGPDGGNGGHGGDIVLEVTSQVHTLLDFHFHPHIKAERGTNGSGDHRNGARGQDLVLEVPPGTVVLDAKGETLADLTTVGMKFIAAAGGNGGLGNAALASNARKAPGFALIGEPGEAHDLVLELKSMADVGLVGFPSAGKSSLVSVMSAAKPKIGDYPFTTLQPNLGVVNVGHETFTMADVPGLIPGASEGKGLGLDFLRHIERTAVLVHVVDTATMDPGRDPISDIEALEAELAAYQSALDEDTGLGDLSQRPRIVVLNKADVPEAEELAEFLKEDIEEQFGWPVLIISAVARKGLDPLKYKLLEIVQADRKKRPKDKLAESVIIKPKAIDHRTKGQFQVNPDPQHPDSFIITGDKPERWILQTDFENDEAVGYLADRFAKLGIEEGLRKAGAQTGSNVTIGGVTFEWEPMTSAGDDPILTGRGTDVRLEKNNRISAEERKRASQVRRGLIDELDFGDGQKASRERWEG from the coding sequence ATGAACCGATTTATTGACCGCGTTGTGCTACACCTCGCCGCAGGTGACGGCGGCAATGGTTGTGTTTCGGTGCACCGCGAAAAGTTTAAGCCGCTCGGTGGACCAGATGGTGGTAACGGTGGACACGGCGGTGACATCGTTTTGGAAGTCACCTCCCAGGTTCACACCCTGCTGGATTTCCACTTCCACCCGCACATCAAGGCAGAGCGTGGAACCAATGGCTCTGGCGATCACCGCAATGGTGCACGTGGACAAGATCTCGTTTTGGAAGTTCCTCCAGGAACCGTCGTACTTGATGCTAAGGGTGAAACCTTGGCTGATTTGACCACAGTGGGCATGAAATTCATTGCGGCTGCAGGTGGCAACGGCGGTTTGGGCAACGCGGCATTGGCTTCTAATGCTCGTAAGGCTCCAGGCTTTGCGTTGATCGGTGAGCCAGGCGAAGCCCATGACCTCGTGCTTGAGCTCAAATCCATGGCTGATGTCGGACTCGTTGGCTTCCCTTCTGCAGGTAAGTCTTCGCTGGTTTCCGTGATGTCTGCTGCGAAGCCAAAGATTGGTGATTACCCATTCACCACCCTGCAGCCAAACCTTGGTGTGGTTAACGTTGGACATGAAACCTTCACCATGGCAGACGTTCCAGGCCTCATTCCTGGAGCATCTGAAGGCAAGGGCCTTGGCCTTGATTTCTTGCGCCACATCGAACGCACCGCCGTGCTTGTGCATGTGGTGGATACCGCAACGATGGATCCAGGCCGTGATCCAATCTCTGATATTGAAGCTCTGGAAGCCGAACTTGCTGCCTACCAGTCCGCATTGGACGAAGACACCGGACTTGGTGATCTGAGTCAGCGTCCACGCATCGTCGTGCTGAATAAGGCTGATGTGCCAGAAGCTGAGGAGCTTGCAGAGTTCCTCAAGGAAGACATCGAGGAACAATTCGGTTGGCCTGTGCTGATCATTTCCGCTGTTGCTCGCAAGGGTCTGGATCCACTGAAGTATAAGCTGCTGGAAATCGTGCAGGCAGATCGTAAGAAGCGTCCGAAGGACAAGCTTGCAGAGTCTGTGATCATCAAGCCAAAGGCTATCGATCACCGTACCAAGGGACAGTTCCAAGTCAATCCTGATCCACAGCACCCTGATAGCTTCATCATCACCGGTGATAAGCCAGAGCGTTGGATCTTGCAGACTGACTTCGAAAACGATGAAGCTGTTGGCTACCTCGCAGACCGTTTTGCCAAGTTGGGCATTGAAGAAGGCTTGCGTAAGGCTGGCGCACAGACCGGATCTAACGTCACCATCGGTGGAGTTACCTTCGAATGGGAACCAATGACGTCCGCTGGTGACGATCCAATTTTGACTGGTCGCGGTACAGATGTGCGCCTGGAAAAGAACAATCGAATTTCCGCTGAAGAGCGTAAACGTGCATCTCAGGTGCGTCGTGGTCTGATCGATGAGTTGGACTTTGGCGATGGCCAAAAGGCATCCCGCGAACGCTGGGAAGGATAA
- a CDS encoding solute carrier family 23 protein — MTTTTQTRAKHPVDQVPPAPKLAALGLQHVLAFYAGAVIVPLLIAQSLNLDAATTIHLINADLLTCGIATLIQSIGIGRHIGVRLPIVQGVTTTAVAPIIAIGLGVTDGEGGVASLPAIYGAVIVAGIFTFFAAPVFARFLKYFPPVVTGTVLLVMGASLLSVSANDFVNYASEVPAARDLAYGFGTLAVIILAQRFFRGFMGTLAVLLGLVGGTAVAILLGDANLEEVGKAEAFDITTPFYFGVPEFNAVAIFSMIIVMIITMVETTGDVFATGEIVGKRTRRYDVTRALRADGLSTLIGGVMNSFPYTCFAQNVGLVRITGVKSRWVAAAAAGFMIILGVLPKAGAIVASIPSPVLGGASLALFANVAWVGIQTIAKSDLTDGRNSVIVTSALGLAMLVSFRPDVAQAFPEWARIFVSSGMSVGAITAILLNLLFFHVGRQSGGQIATSKSGKRVTLEVVNQMDRAEFVDTFAPLFNSKTWPLETAWESRPFVNVTELREAIQVAVLTAPIKDREALIHDYPDMAQLILATEEEAASISQDRGSLGLVDLDDVDQEKLITVTEQYRERFNMPYVAYFDTMDTVDSVVTAGLRRLDNSDEQEHRQALSEIIEIANDRFDILLADANPARSAFDRKFTDTDFLG; from the coding sequence GTGACAACAACGACACAAACCCGGGCTAAACATCCGGTTGACCAAGTGCCCCCCGCACCCAAACTGGCAGCCCTTGGGCTCCAACATGTGCTTGCATTCTATGCAGGCGCTGTTATTGTTCCGCTTCTTATCGCGCAATCCCTTAACTTGGATGCAGCGACAACGATTCACCTGATTAACGCAGACTTATTGACCTGTGGCATCGCCACATTGATCCAGTCCATTGGTATTGGCCGCCACATTGGTGTGCGCTTGCCGATTGTCCAAGGTGTCACCACCACGGCTGTCGCTCCCATCATTGCCATTGGTTTAGGCGTGACCGATGGCGAAGGCGGCGTAGCCTCCCTTCCAGCTATTTACGGCGCAGTTATCGTCGCTGGCATTTTCACTTTCTTTGCAGCACCAGTATTTGCGCGTTTCCTCAAGTACTTCCCACCTGTTGTTACTGGCACTGTACTGCTCGTGATGGGTGCTTCCCTGCTCTCCGTGTCTGCAAATGACTTTGTGAACTACGCAAGTGAAGTTCCTGCAGCTAGAGACTTGGCTTATGGCTTTGGTACCTTGGCTGTCATCATCTTGGCGCAGCGTTTCTTCCGTGGCTTCATGGGCACCTTGGCGGTACTCCTCGGCCTGGTAGGCGGCACCGCAGTTGCCATTCTGCTTGGTGATGCGAACTTGGAAGAAGTCGGTAAGGCCGAAGCTTTTGATATCACTACCCCGTTCTATTTCGGTGTTCCAGAATTCAACGCGGTAGCTATTTTCTCCATGATTATCGTCATGATCATCACCATGGTGGAGACCACCGGTGACGTATTCGCAACGGGAGAAATCGTCGGCAAGCGTACTCGCCGCTACGACGTCACCCGTGCGCTGCGCGCTGATGGACTGTCCACCCTGATCGGTGGCGTCATGAACTCTTTCCCATACACCTGCTTCGCCCAGAACGTGGGCCTCGTGCGCATCACCGGAGTGAAGTCTCGTTGGGTTGCTGCAGCTGCTGCGGGCTTCATGATCATCCTGGGTGTGCTGCCTAAGGCCGGCGCAATCGTGGCTTCTATCCCGTCACCAGTCCTCGGTGGCGCGTCCTTGGCGTTGTTCGCCAACGTTGCATGGGTAGGCATCCAGACCATCGCTAAATCTGACCTGACTGATGGCCGCAACTCCGTCATCGTCACCTCCGCGCTAGGCCTGGCAATGCTGGTCTCCTTCCGCCCAGATGTCGCCCAGGCGTTCCCTGAGTGGGCACGCATTTTCGTCTCCTCCGGCATGTCCGTTGGTGCGATTACTGCAATCCTGTTGAACCTGCTGTTCTTCCATGTAGGACGCCAATCCGGCGGACAAATAGCCACCTCAAAATCCGGCAAACGCGTCACGCTTGAAGTGGTAAACCAGATGGATCGCGCAGAGTTCGTAGACACTTTTGCACCACTGTTCAACAGCAAAACTTGGCCACTGGAAACCGCGTGGGAATCCCGCCCATTCGTCAACGTCACAGAGCTCCGCGAAGCCATCCAGGTTGCAGTTTTGACTGCACCAATCAAAGACCGCGAAGCCCTCATCCACGATTACCCAGACATGGCCCAGCTCATCTTGGCCACCGAAGAAGAAGCCGCCTCCATCTCCCAGGACCGCGGATCCCTCGGTTTGGTTGATTTGGACGATGTTGATCAAGAAAAGCTCATCACGGTCACAGAACAGTACCGCGAGCGTTTCAACATGCCATATGTGGCCTATTTTGACACCATGGACACCGTTGACTCAGTTGTCACCGCCGGCCTGCGCCGTCTCGACAACTCCGATGAACAAGAGCACCGTCAAGCACTCTCAGAGATCATTGAAATTGCCAATGATCGCTTTGATATTTTGCTTGCCGACGCCAACCCGGCGCGCTCAGCGTTCGACCGTAAGTTCACCGACACCGATTTCCTCGGCTAA
- a CDS encoding aldo/keto reductase, whose protein sequence is MSVVGTGQFFGSPEEERDKLLQSLMDQKNKQSTPEGIPVVTLNDGKTIPQLGFGVFKVDPAEAERVVLEALEVGYRHIDTAAIYGNEEGVGRAIAKSGIPREELFITTKVWNDRHLDVEAAFEESLEKLGLDYVDLYLVHWPAPKNDNYVAAWKSLEKLGDRARSIGVCNFLPEHLEKLLAEAITVPAINQIELHPALQQRDAVEATEAAGIAVESWGPLGQGRYDLGAEEPLGAAASKYGKSPAQVVIRWHLQNGYIVFPKTVTKSRMVENLDVFDFLLSDEEMAAISALERGARGGSHPNDLN, encoded by the coding sequence ATGTCTGTTGTGGGTACTGGCCAGTTTTTTGGGTCCCCAGAAGAAGAACGCGATAAGTTGCTGCAGTCTTTGATGGATCAAAAGAATAAGCAGTCAACTCCTGAGGGTATTCCTGTGGTCACGTTGAATGACGGCAAGACCATTCCGCAGCTTGGTTTTGGTGTGTTTAAGGTTGATCCTGCCGAGGCAGAGCGTGTTGTTTTGGAAGCTCTGGAGGTGGGATACCGTCATATTGATACTGCTGCGATTTATGGCAATGAAGAAGGCGTTGGCCGGGCGATTGCTAAGTCGGGTATTCCTCGTGAAGAGCTGTTTATTACCACCAAGGTGTGGAATGATCGCCACCTTGATGTAGAGGCTGCATTTGAGGAGTCTTTGGAAAAGCTTGGTCTGGATTATGTAGATCTTTATCTTGTGCACTGGCCTGCGCCAAAGAATGACAACTACGTTGCTGCGTGGAAGTCATTGGAGAAGCTGGGGGATCGTGCGCGTTCTATTGGTGTGTGTAACTTCCTTCCGGAGCATTTGGAGAAGTTGCTTGCGGAAGCAATCACTGTTCCAGCTATCAACCAGATTGAATTGCATCCAGCGCTGCAGCAGCGTGATGCTGTAGAGGCTACAGAAGCCGCTGGCATCGCTGTGGAGTCTTGGGGACCATTGGGGCAGGGTCGCTATGACCTGGGCGCTGAGGAGCCTCTGGGGGCTGCAGCAAGCAAGTATGGCAAGAGCCCTGCGCAGGTAGTTATTCGCTGGCATTTGCAGAATGGGTACATTGTTTTCCCTAAGACTGTGACCAAGAGTCGTATGGTGGAAAACCTTGATGTGTTTGATTTCTTGCTCAGCGATGAGGAAATGGCAGCTATTTCAGCCTTGGAGCGTGGCGCTCGAGGCGGTTCGCATCCTAATGATCTGAACTAA
- the rpmA gene encoding 50S ribosomal protein L27 translates to MAHKKGASSSSNGRDSESKRLGVKRFGGQQVSAGEILIRQRGTKFHPGENVGRGGDDTLFALKTGAVQFSTKRNRRMVNIVENEAVDA, encoded by the coding sequence ATGGCACACAAGAAGGGTGCATCCAGCTCCAGCAACGGTCGTGATTCCGAGTCCAAGCGCCTTGGCGTTAAGCGATTCGGTGGCCAGCAGGTTTCCGCAGGCGAGATCTTGATCCGTCAGCGTGGCACCAAGTTCCACCCAGGTGAGAACGTCGGTCGCGGTGGCGACGACACTCTCTTCGCACTGAAGACTGGCGCTGTCCAGTTCTCCACCAAGCGCAACCGTCGCATGGTGAACATCGTTGAGAACGAGGCTGTTGACGCTTAA
- the rplU gene encoding 50S ribosomal protein L21, translated as MYAIVKTGGKQYKVAEGDLFKVEKIEGEPGASVALTPVLLVDGADVTTAADKLASVSVNTEIVEHAKGPKIKILKYKNKTGYKKRQGHRQPLTVLKVTGIK; from the coding sequence ATGTATGCGATCGTCAAGACCGGCGGAAAGCAGTACAAGGTTGCCGAAGGTGACCTCTTTAAGGTCGAGAAGATCGAGGGTGAGCCGGGTGCATCCGTGGCTCTCACCCCGGTTCTGCTCGTCGATGGCGCCGATGTAACCACCGCCGCTGACAAGCTCGCTTCTGTGAGCGTCAACACCGAGATCGTCGAGCACGCTAAGGGCCCGAAGATCAAGATCCTGAAGTACAAGAACAAGACCGGATACAAGAAGCGCCAGGGACACCGTCAGCCCCTGACCGTTCTGAAGGTCACCGGAATCAAGTAA